The following are encoded together in the Triticum dicoccoides isolate Atlit2015 ecotype Zavitan chromosome 6B, WEW_v2.0, whole genome shotgun sequence genome:
- the LOC119326196 gene encoding putative receptor-like protein kinase At3g47110: MFPVLLLLLVPYVLQSASARTFSNMTDVDALLAFKASLSNQQGALAAWNTTTDFCSWPGVSCSLEHKHRVTVLNLTSKGLAGTITPSIGNLTFLKILDLSQNNFRGAIPSSIGRLFRLQHLNLSSNSLDSDVNADLKNCTSLESIDLDGNLLTGEIPAWFGGLSNLKTMRMYRNRFTGIIPPSIANLSALETIDFAANQLEGVIPEGLGKMTSLSSIRLSENHLSGTIPAAFFNLSSLSTFAVAANKLHGKLPSDLGAHLPNLKDLLLGTNRFTGYLPASLVNATKIYRLDMSFNGLTGRLPPEIGMLCPKHLSVSENQIVASTPQDWEFMTLLTNCTRLRVLKLSGNKLGGVLPSSVGNLSAQLQVLYVGYNMISGTIPSGISNLVGLNYLTLSYNQFTGVLPESMGRLNLLQGLYMHNNLLTGLIPSSLGNMTRLLTLSAWRNKFEGPLPASLGSLQEITGVDFSYNKLTGQLPKEIFSLSSLSDTLDLRRNYFVGPLPREIGSLTALANLYLSQNNLSGTLPNELSNCQSLVKLMLDHNSFSGTIPSSISKMRGLAFLNLTRNTLSGEIPQGLGLMAGIQELYLAHNNLSGHIAESLENMASMYQLDLSFNNLDGKVPSEGVFSNMTGFLFEGNSGLCGGISELHLPPCPPESMEHTMRKRNLIITIATPIAGIIICLCVVLVFFAIRKKSKARSTTMGGFQFMDDNYPRVTYAELVQGTSGFATDNLIGRGRYGSVYKCDFLLNTMMTTVAVKVFDLQQSGSSKSFLAECEALGSIRHRNLISVITCCSSSDSNQNDFKALVLEFMPNGSLDRWLHMDVHASQQLQGLTLMQRLNIAVDIADALDYLHNNCEPPIIHCDLKPSNILLNEDLVAHIGDFGLAKILSEPAAEQLINSKSSIGIRGTIGYVAPEYGEGGQVSSCGDVYSFGTVILELFTGMAPTHDMLRDGLTLHKHAKNAFTGMLMQIVDPVLLSIEEANLTSLQDGSNTMEHGRNAILSVMKVALSCSNHAPTERMCMRDAAAAIRRITDSYVKNKTN; encoded by the exons ATGTTCCCTGTTCTGCTGCTGCTTCTGGTGCCATATGTACTCCAATCAGCATCAGCGAGAACATTCAGCAACATGACTGATGTGGATGCCTTGCTGGCATTCAAGGCAAGCCTAAGCAACCAGCAAGGTGCCCTAGCTGCATGGAACACAACTACTGATTTCTGCTCGTGGCCAGGTGTCAGTTGCAGCCTCGAGCATAAGCACAGAGTTACGGTGCTTAACCTCACTTCGAAGGGCCTCGCCGGCACAATCACCCCATCAATTGGAAACCTCACATTTCTGAAAATACTAGACCTCAGCCAGAACAATTTCCGTGGTGCAATACCTTCATCAATTGGTCGTTTATTTCGGCTACAACATCTCAACTTATCCAGCAATTCACTTGATAGTGATGTAAACGCTGACCTGAAGAACTGCACAAGTCTTGAGAGCATCGATCTTGACGGTAATTTGCTCACAGGAGAAATCCCTGCCTGGTTTGGAGGCTTGTCAAATCTGAAGACCATGAGAATGTATAGGAACAGGTTCACTGGGATAATCCCGCCGTCGATTGCCAACCTCTCAGCACTGGAAACAATCGATTTCGCAGCAAACCAACTGGAAGGTGTCATCCCGGAGGGCCTTGGCAAGATGACAAGTCTCTCCTCCATTCGACTGAGTGAAAACCACCTCTCAGGCACTATCCCTGCAGCTTTCTTTAACCTTTCCTCTCTGAGCACCTTCGCTGTGGCAGCAAATAAGTTGCATGGTAAACTGCCCTCGGACTTGGGAGCTCACCTCCCAAATCTCAAGGACCTACTCCTCGGCACCAATAGGTTTACAGGATACCTTCCAGCTTCTCTTGTGAATGCAACAAAGATTTATAGACTAGACATGTCATTCAATGGCTTGACTGGTAGATTGCCTCCGGAGATTGGAATGCTCTGCCCAAAACACCTCAGTGTTTCAGAAAACCAGATCGTGGCAAGTACCCCGCAGGACTGGGAGTTCATGACGTTGTTGACAAACTGCACACGCCTTCGTGTATTAAAGCTCTCTGGAAACAAGCTAGGTGGTGTGTTGCCAAGCTCTGTTGGCAACCTATCAGCACAACTTCAAGTGCTTTATGTTGgatataatatgatttctggaacaATACCATCTGGCATAAGCAATCTTGTTGGGCTAAATTATTTAACACTCTCTTATAACCAATTTACTGGTGTCTTGCCTGAAAGCATGGGAAGACTAAATTTGCTACAAGGTTTGTATATGCATAATAATCTGTTGACCGGGCTCATTCCATCCTCCCTTGGGAACATGACACGGCTACTAACTCTTTCTGCATGGAGGAACAAGTTTGAGGGGCCTCTTCCAGCAAGCTTAGGGAGCCTCCAGGAGATAACTGGAGTTGATTTTTCATACAATAAGTTGACAGGTCAATTGCCTAAAgagatcttcagcctatcgtctctgTCGGACACCCTAGATTTGCGAAGAAATTACTTTGTTGGTCCTCTTCCACGTGAAATTGGCAGTCTGACAGCGCTTGCAAACTTGTACCTCTCTCAGAACAACTTATCTGGGACCCTGCCCAATGAACTCAGCAATTGTCAAAGCTTGGTAAAACTCATGTTGGACCATAACTCCTTTAGTGGTACTATTCCCTCATCTATCAGCAAAATGCGAGGGTTGGCATTTCTAAATCTTACCAGGAACACACTCTCTGGTGAGATTCCTCAAGGGTTGGGACTCATGGCCGGTATTCAAGAATTGTATCTTGCACACAACAACTTGTCTGGTCATATTGCTGAAAGCTTGGAAAACATGGCATCAATGTACCAATTAGACCTGTCCTTCAATAATCTGGATGGCAAAGTTCCATCGGAGGGCGTGTTTAGTAATATGACTGGATTTTTGTTTGAAGGGAACTCAGGACTTTGTGGTGGTATTTCAGAATTACATTTGCCCCCATGTCCGCCAGAATCAATGGAACACACAATGAGAAAACGCAATTTGATTATCACAATAGCTACCCCAATTGCTGGCATAATTATATGCTTGTGTGTGGTGCTTGTTTTCTTCGCGATAAGAAAGAAATCAAAAGCTCGATCTACAACCATGGGAGGATTTCAATTTATGGATGACAATTATCCCAGAGTTACTTATGCTGAATTGGTCCAAGGAACAAGTGGCTTTGCCACAGACAATTTGATAGGTAGAGGAAGATATGGATCAGTGTATAAGTGTGATTTTCTGCTAAACACCATGATGACCACTGTAGCTGTGAAGGTGTTCGATCTTCAACAGTCTGGGTCTTCCAAAAGCTTTCTAGCTGAATGTGAGGCACTTGGTAGCATCCGCCATCGTAATTTGATTAGCGTCATAACTTGCTGCTCAAGCTCTGACTCAAACCAAAACGACTTCAAGGCCCTTGTGTTGGAGTTCATGCCTAACGGGAGCCTAGATAGGTGGTTacacatggatgtacatgcatcacaGCAACTGCAAGGTTTGACATTGATGCAGAGATTAAATATTGCAGTTGATATCGCTGATGCATTAGATTATTTGCACAACAACTGTGAACCACCAATAATTCACTGCGACTTGAAGCCAAGCAACATTCTTCTTAACGAGGATTTAGTTGCTCACATTGGGGACTTCGGCCTTGCAAAGATTCTTTCCGAACCAGCAGCAGAGCAGCTGATTAATTCAAAGAGCTCCATTGGAATAAGAGGAACAATTGGATATGTAGCTCCAG AGTATGGCGAAGGCGGTCAAGTTTCTTCATGTGGAGATGTATATAGCTTCGGAACTGTCATCCTCGAGTTGTTTACAGGCATGGCACCAACTCATGATATGCTCAGAGACGGGTTAACCTTGCATAAGCATGCCAAGAATGCATTTACAGGGATGCTAATGCAGATTGTTGATCCAGTGCTACTTTCCATTGAAGAAGCCAATCTGACTAGTCTGCAGGATGGAAGCAACACAATGGAACATGGCAGGAATGCCATATTGTCTGTCATGAAGGTTGCGCTAtcatgcagcaatcatgcaccaaCAGAGAGAATGTGCATGAGAGATGCTGCTGCTGCGATTCGCAGGATAACGGATAGCTATGTTAAAAATAAGACAAACTGA
- the LOC119326347 gene encoding uncharacterized protein LOC119326347 produces MARGKVAEWIRKRTMPSKSSAGRRSRGSGASEPILPSEAAPESWSSASRAPRKADGSGNGASGSGAPTAHSKSRASAFLSALMRWRPRVNVMAVLWEQVVYHLMWLVESVVVVGRLCFFLMRFGFKKL; encoded by the coding sequence GGTGGCCGAGTGGATACGGAAGCGTACCATGCCGAGTAAGTCGTCCGCCGGTCGCCGGAGTAGGGGCAGCGGGGCGTCCGAGCCGATACTGCCGAGCGAGGCAGCGCCGGAGAGCTGGAGCAGCGCCAGCAGGGCGCCTAGAAAGGCGGACGGGAGCGGAAACGGTGCCAGTGGCAGCGGCGCGCCAACGGCGCACTCGAAGTCCCGGGCGAGCGCCTTCCTGTCGGCGCTTATGCGGTGGCGGCCGCGCGTGAACGTGATGGCCGTGCTGTGGGAGCAGGTGGTGTACCACCTGATGTGGCTGGTGGAGTCCGTGGTGGTGGTGGGAAGGCTCTGCTTCTTCCTCATGCGCTTCGGCTTCAAGAAGCTTTGA